One window from the genome of Montipora foliosa isolate CH-2021 chromosome 5, ASM3666993v2, whole genome shotgun sequence encodes:
- the LOC138003654 gene encoding uncharacterized protein in xynA 3'region-like, translating into MASGTQRDIDKIDNILEMGDVMKLLGISGEGLETLGQMKEAAKTTLHRRSKKPSWSAGETSSISSEAKNEDTRKRNILLDLFKNTEGCLKGMDEETLNLLQKKVPNVKESVKNHKLRLDRQEYFVLVAGETSSGKSSLINLIIGEEILPHSVLSSTSTICEIKFGEERKIVAHLKDEDPVTRLQTKEIYLKETRNTASQKDSYLQQISPYVCVKTGREKGSIYKKIELFWPHSLLEGGIVIIDSPGVGESEIMHEIVTQYLPQAFAFIYTIDSSNAGGVQKDRLQTLLENVRNVYLERKGQLPSKCALFVCNKWDQVPEIEAEEVRNHIVRNLQRCWPNLDPSSQIIYMSTLEATKAQKLGIPTEEFSFLMEGIKYMVLKGIQCRLEIHWSYHKITQ; encoded by the exons ATGGCGAGTGGTACACAGAGAGACATTGACAAGATCGACAACATCCTAGAAATGGGTGATGTAATGAAATTGCTTGGCATCTCAGGCGAAGGTTTAGAAACACTGGGGCAAATGAAAGAAGCAGCAAAAACTACCCTACACCGAAGATCTAAAAAGCCAAGTTGGAGTGCTGGAGAG ACCTCTTCTATTTCGTCTGAAGCCAAAAACGAAGATACAAGGAAAAGGAACATTTTACTGGATCTCTTCAAAAATACAGAAGGCTGCTTGAAGGGGATGGATGAAGAAACCCTCAATTTACTGCAAAAGAAAGTACCAAACGTTAAAGAAAGCGTGAAAAATCATAAATTAcgactggatcgacaggaatacTTTGTGCTTGTGGCAG GTGAGACGAGTTCTGGAAAAAGCAGCTTAATCAATCTTATTATAGGAGAGGAAATTCTTCCTCATTCTGTCCTTAGTTCCACCTCCACAATATGTGAAATAAAGTTTGGAGAAGAACGAAAAATTGTGGCTCACTTAAAGGACGAGGATCCAGTAACACGTCTTCAAACAAAGGAAATCTACTTAAAAGAGACTCGAAATACGGCATCACAAAAGGACAGCTACCTTCAGCAGATTTCACCTTATGTTTGCGTAAAGACCGGACGTGAGAAGGGCTCAATATACAAAAAGATTGAATTATTTTGGCCTCACAGTCTACTAGAG GGAGGAATAGTTATTATTGATAGTCCTGGTGTTGGAGAATCTGAAATTATGCACGAGATCGTCACCCAATATTTGCCTCAAGCCTTCGCCTTCATTTACACGATAGACAGTTCCAATGCCGGAGGAGTTCAGAAAGACAGA CTTCAAACATTGCTGGAAAATGTTAGGAATGTATATCTTGAGAGGAAGGGCCAATTGCCGTCAAAGTGTGCTCTTTTCGTTTGCAACAAGTGGGACCAGGTACCCGAAATAGAGGCAGAAGAGGTCAGGAACCACATAGTCAGGAATCTGCAACGATGCTGGCCCAACCTTGATCCTTCATCACAGATCATCTACATGTCCACATTAGAGGCCACCAAAGCACAAAAGCTGGGGATCCCTACAGAGgaattttctttcttgatgGAAGGAATTAAATATATGGTACTAAAAGGCATTCAATGTCGGCTGGAAATTCACTGGAG CTATCACAAGATAACACAGTAA